The proteins below are encoded in one region of Hordeum vulgare subsp. vulgare chromosome 3H, MorexV3_pseudomolecules_assembly, whole genome shotgun sequence:
- the LOC123440457 gene encoding uncharacterized protein LOC123440457 translates to MAGQRNRNRIRRQRAKARLVSEVEAEAEAEGAARVPEVDGEVVTAADRVVQRKIPLSKLSQSATKEELRRRSLIGQIRGHYLDAISRLPTTELATTLARGLLIAGHCYGPLHPVHNIIVNSVWHSAAFPMRASDRIDAPVISCRTISRLVQRSLDGLVASLRHLCPGLSDDDALWHLSLSRADLRAAVASARGFRLTASELEAAFEAAAKAAGHVKPVALALFASSVLLSVERDVVSLLNNKRRLSSADILCLSTTLLPSPLPDELPDPPLEERFTAAFKLIARKRSHLTRWYTEWVEIADTALRKYARQTAEHYLLHIIYGYGALRDEFHMVRSYHINFMAWPKNPCAREAPVFFFAKALLPSVSGFCEEDITLCCTVQPSPVEVDRCHTCLAENFQIDHPDDSKNFGGGQYYHMDGIGEDLDCPIMTDVDYRCFDPVRDIGFVECLNQDFVNYMSSSPWHRRYKKQIDLAISDYCTGII, encoded by the exons ATGGCTGGCCAGCGTAACCGTAACCGCATCCGCCGTCAGCGCGCCAAGGCTAGGTTGGTTTCGGAGgttgaggcggaggcggaggcggagggggcggcgaggGTGCCAGAGGTCGACGGGGAGGTTGTAACTGCTGCCGATCGCGTCGTCCAGCGCAAAATCCCTCTCTCCAAGTTGAGCCAATCGGCAACCAAAGAGGAGCTGCGGCGGCGGAGCCTGATTGGCCAGATCCGCGGCCACTACCTCGACGCCATCTCCCGCCTGCCCACCACCGAGCTCGCCACCACCCTGGCGCGCGGCCTCCTCATCGCCGGTCACTGCTACGGCCCTCTGCACCCCGTCCACAACATCATCGTCAACTCCGTCTGGCACTCGGCCGCTTTCCCCATGCGCGCCAGCGACCGGATCGATGCCCCCGTCATCAGCTGCAGGACCATAAGCCGCCTGGTTCAGCGCTCGCTTGATGGATTGGTCGCCTCACTTCGCCATCTCTGCCCCGGCCTCTCCGATGACGATGCCCTTTGGCACCTCAGCCTCTCCCGCGCCGACCTCCGTGCCGCCGTTGCCTCCGCACGTGGGTTCCGTCTGACGGCGTCGGAGCTGGAAGCCGCCTTTGAAGCGGCTGCCAAGGCGGCGGGACATGTGAAACCTGTGGCCCTTGCGCTCTTCGCTTCGTCCGTTCTACTTTCTGTGGAGCGTGATGTTGTCTCACTGCTCAACAACAAACGCCGGCTTTCCTCGGCTGACATTCTGTGCCTCTCCACTACGCTGCTGCCTTCCCCGCTACCAGATGAATTGCCAGACCCTCCTCTAGAAGAGCGGTTCACGGCGGCATTTAAGCTAATCGCTAGAAAAAGGAGCCATCTCACAAGATGGTATACTGAATGGGTTGAAATAGCGGACACAGCGTTGCGCAAGTATGCCCGGCAAACTGCGGAGCATTACCTGCTTCATATCATCTATGGCTATGGTGCCCTGCGGGATGAATTTCATATGGTGAGATCTTACCATATCAATTTCATGGCGTGGCCAAAGAATCCTTGTGCTAGAGAAGCTCCGGTGTTTTTCTTTGCTAAAGCACTTCTTCCGTCTGTCTCCGGCTTTTGTGAAGAGGACATCACCTTGTGCTGTACAGTACAACCGTCACCTGTTGAAGTTG ATAGATGCCATACATGTCTTGCTGAAAACTTTCAAATTGACCACCCGGATGATTCCAAGAACTTTGGTGGTGGACAGTACTACCATATGGACGGAATAGGCGAAGACCTGGACTGCCCCATCATGACTGATGTTGACTATAGATGTTTTGACCCTGTCAGAGACATTGGTTTCGTCGAGTGCTTGAATCAAGATTTTGTCAATTACATGTCATCTTCGCCCTGGCATCGCCGCTATAAAAAACAGATAGATTTAGCTATCTCGGATTATTGCACTGGGATTATTTGA
- the LOC123440460 gene encoding uncharacterized protein LOC123440460, with product MNYDTCIRRPWYTPAPEGLLRFGRLPPMHPYNFQQPSMRYHETGDQMMENQHFAGTSPHDSFSTPPPPPHPKAASQSGPAKVNSKSSKRKRKIINIDADEEPSEMTAYRLSYTPEKHERLASAWLECSTDLIDGNGKKSEKFLADTSRMDDSAKAGWAKALKSMESTLFPEGDLGDSGE from the exons ATGAATTATGATACGTGTATTAGGAGGCCATGGTATACCCCTGCACCTGAAGGTTTGCTTAGGTTTGGACGATTGCCGCCAATGCATCCGTATAATTTCCAACAACCGTCAATGCGCTATCATGAAACAGGAGACCAAATGATGGAGAATCAGCACTTTGCTGGTACTTCCCCACATGATTCGttctcaacaccaccaccgccgccgcaccCTAAAGCTGCATCTCAGTCTGGTCCTGCCAAAGTGAATTCAAAGTCTtccaaaaggaaaaggaagatcATCAATATTGATGCTGATGAGGAACCAAGCGAAATGACCGCATATCGTCTGTCCTATACACCCGAGAAACATGAACGATTG GCAAGTGCTTGGTTGGAGTGTTCTACTGATCTCATTGATGGGAATGGTAAGAAGAGTGAGAAGTTCTTAGCTGACACGTCTCGTATGGATGATTCTGCAAAAGCTGGGTGGGCTAAAGCTTTGAAGAGTATGGAATCTACGCTATTTCCTGAAGGAGATTTAG GTGATTCAGGGGAATAG